One segment of Triticum aestivum cultivar Chinese Spring chromosome 2A, IWGSC CS RefSeq v2.1, whole genome shotgun sequence DNA contains the following:
- the LOC123189873 gene encoding auxin response factor 8, which produces MLTFTELSCPAGGEGAPRSVDPQLWLACAGSMCTVPPVGAAVYYFPQGHAEQAAAAVDLSAARVPALLPCRVSAVRFMADPQTDEVFAKIRLAPLRQGDPAVDVGDAAAQGRALQDDRPKPASFAKTLTQSDANNGGGFSVPRFCAETIFPPLDYSSEPPVQNIFVKDVHGDEFKFRHIYRGTPRRHLLTTGWSNFVNQKKLLAGDSIVFLRSEGGDVHVGIRRAKRVFCDEGHSGWDHYRGLMRGNASSGDGGAAAAKGKVPAEDVVAAARLAAAGQPFEVVYYPRASTPEFCVRAGAVRAAMQVQWCPGMRFKMAFETEDSSRISWFMGTVAGIHAADPSRWPQSPWRLLQVTWDEPELLQNVKRVCPWLVELVSSMPNLHLPSFSPPRKKPRIPSYADFPFEGQLFHPPPPPFPPGHHHQQDQLLHHSFPFFPFPDSNGAPLAGIQGARHAQFGPSFSDLHLSNLQSSLLYAGGAVRRPAADHVAPRAPRTISTDLTIGTSPAREDDTTTTRAPTKKAGGDVVKPAPTLLLFGQAILTEEQMKSSSTGGDAATSPVAGGCGSPNWDAEKAPNLSEGSGSGSGVIQGSPSNNNNTSSWRLQWFGDSSSQAAPELLGLEAGQCKVFVESDAVGRNLDLSALSSFEELYGRMAEMFGMECAELRNHVLYRSAAGEVKHIGDEPFSAFVKSARRLTILTDAGSDNIGG; this is translated from the exons ATGCTCACCTTCACCGAGCTGTCGTGCCcggcgggcggcgagggcgcgcCGCGGTCCGTCGACCCGCAGCTCTGGCTGGCCTGCGCGGGGAGCATGTGCACCGTGCCGCCCGTCGGCGCCGCCGTCTACTACTTCCCGCAGGGCCACGCcgagcaggccgccgccgccgtcgacctgtCCGCCGCGCGCGTGCCGGCGCTCCTCCCCTGCCGCGTCTCCGCCGTGCGCTTCATGGCCGACCCGCAGACCGACGAGGTCTTCGCCAAGATCCGCCTCGCCCCGCTCCGCCAGGGCGACCCGGCGGTCGacgtcggcgacgccgccgcccaAGGGCGGGCGCTTCAGGACGACCGCCCCAAGCCGGCCTCCTTCGCCAAGACGCTCACGCAGTCCGACGCCAACAACGGCGGCGGCTTCTCGGTGCCCCGCTTCTGCGCCGAGACCATCTTCCCGCCGCTCGACTACAGCTCCGAGCCGCCCGTGCAGAACATCTTCGTCAAGGACGTGCACGGGGACGAGTTCAAGTTCCGCCACATCTACCGGGGCACCCCGCGCCGCCACCTGCTCACCACCGGCTGGAGCAACTTCGTCAACCAGAAGAAGCTCCTCGCCGGCGACTCCATCGTCTTCCTGCGCAGCGAGGGCGGCGACGTCCACGTCGGCATCCGCCGCGCCAAGCGCGTCTTCTGCGACGAGGGCCACTCCGGGTGGGACCACTACCGGGGCCTGATGCGCGGCAATGccagctccggcgacggcggcgcggccgCTGCCAAGGGGAAGGTCCCCGCGGAGGACGTGGTCGCGGCGGCGAGGCTGGCCGCCGCCGGGCAGCCGTTCGAGGTGGTGTACTACCCGCGGGCGAGCACCCCGGAGTTCTGCGTGCGCGCGGGCGCGGTCAGGGCGGCCATGCAGGTGCAGTGGTGCCCCGGCATGCGCTTCAAGATGGCGTTCGAGACCGAGGACTCGTCGCGGATCAGCTGGTTCATGGGCACCGTCGCCGGCATCCACGCCGCCGACCCCAGCCGCTGGCCGCAGTCGCCCTGGCGCCTCCTCCAG GTGACCTGGGACGAGCCGGAGCTGCTCCAGAACGTGAAGCGCGTGTGCCCGTGGCTGGTGGAGCTCGTGTCGAGCATGCCCAACCTGCACCTGCCGTCCTTCTCGCCGCCGCGCAAGAAGCCGCGGATCCCGTCCTACGCTGACTTCCCCTTCGAGGGGCAGCtcttccacccgccgccgccgccgttcccgcccggccaccaccaccagcaggACCAGCTCCTGCACCACAGCTTCCCATTCTTCCCCTTCCCGGACAGCAATGGTGCTCCTCTCGCAGGGATACAGGGAGCCAGGCATGCGCAATTCGGTCCGTCCTTTTCGGATCTCCACCTCAGCAACCTGCAGTCGAGCCTGCTCTACGCGGGTGGCGccgtccgccgccccgccgccgaccacGTCGCTCCTCGCGCACCAAGAACCATCAGCACCGACCTGACGATCGGCACCTCGCCCGCCCGCGAAGACGACACCACCACCACGCGCGCCCCGACAAAGAAGGCCGGCGGCGACGTCGTCAAGCCGGCGCCGACCCTGCTGCTCTTCGGGCAGGCGATACTGACCGAGGAGCAGATGAAATCCAGCAGTACCGGCGGCGACGCCGCAACCTCGCCGGTGGCCGGCGGATGCGGCTCGCCCAACTGGGACGCGGAGAAGGCGCCCAACCTCTCGGAGGGCTCCGGGTCGGGCTCCGGCGTGATCCAGGGCAGCccaagcaacaacaacaacacgtcCTCCTGGAGGCTGCAGTGGTTCGGGGACAGTAGCAGCCAGGCGGCGCCGGAGCTGCTGGGGCTGGAGGCCGGGCAGTGCAAGGTGTTCGTGGAGTCGGACGCCGTGGGGCGCAACCTGGACCTGTCGGCGCTGAGCTCCTTCGAGGAGCTGTACGGCCGCATGGCGGAGATGTTCGGCATGGAGTGCGCTGAACTGAGGAACCACGTGCTCTACCGCAGCGCCGCCGGCGAGGTGAAGCACATCGGCGATGAGCCTTTCAG CGCGTTCGTGAAGTCGGCCCGGAGGCTGACGATCCTGACGGACGCCGGCAGCGACAACATCGGGGGCTGA